In the genome of Leptotrichia sp. HSP-536, the window ACTCATCAGGATTTGAAACCATTTCAGAACCCATTTCAATTACTGATTCTATAAGTTCTCTCTGATTCAAGTCCCCAGTCATCTTGTCTGCAACAGTAAAAGATCCAGTTAACATAATCGCTATTAAAATTACGATAAAGGCAGTGTACCATAGAGTTATTTTTACAGTTATCGGAAAATTTTCCCAAATTTTGTTTATTTTATTTTTCAATGTTTTAAGCTATTCCTTTCACTTAACGTTTTAAAATTTAATTTTCCTCTTTTATGACATAGCCAAGTCCTCTTTTTGTATAAATTATTTGCTTTCCATCTTCTACATCTATTTTTTTTCTAATGTTTTTTATCAAAACATCAATTATATTGGAATCTCCTTCGTAATCAAAATCCCAGACATGCTCCTTAATCTGTTCCCTGCTTAAAATTCGATTTTTACTTTGCATAAGGTATTCCAGAACTTCATATTCCTTTCCAGTTAATTTTATTCGCTTTCCATCTCTTGTTACTGATTTTTCTGATGTATTTAAAATTAAATTTCCTATTACAAGTTTATTTGAACTATTGCCATACTTCCTTCGTACAGCTGCCCTAATTCTTGCCATAAGCTCGTTAAAGTCAAATGGTTTCACAATATAGTCATCAGCTCCCAAGTCAAGCCCCTTTACCTTGTCATCTGCATTATCCCTTGCTGTAAGCATAAGAATCGGAGTATGATTCCCCTTATCCCTAAGTTTTTTTATAACTTCAAATCCATTTACTTTCGGCATCATAATATCCAAAATTACTAGATCATATTCGCCATATTCCAGATAGTCAAGTGCTTCTTCTCCATCAAGAACACTATCCACACTATATCCATTCTTTTTAAGATACCTTGTAACAACATTATTCAGATCTGTTTCATCTTCTGCCAACAAAATTTTCATATTTAATATTTTTCTCCTGTATTATTTTCTAGTAAAAAACTAAAATTTTAATTTTTTAACTTTTTTATTCTCTTAATCTCAAAACTATAGCAATTTTACTATAATATATCACAAATTTTTTAAAATAAAAAGAGAGCTAAACTGAAAATAATAAATTTCCAATCAACTCTCTGATGATATTTTTAATTAAGCTTCATTAATCTCTGTCTACTTTCCATTTTACAATTTCACCAGTTACAGCATCAATGTCAAATTCATATTCCATGCCATTGTAATGAATTTCTCCTTCATATACCATTCTTCCATTTTCTCTGTCCAGATGTACATCCGTTACGTTTGAATTTTTAGCACCTTTAACTTTTTTTAATGCTATCGATATAGCTTTATTAACTCCAATATAACCGTTTTTTTTCGTCGAAGCTGTGGATGCTATAAATTGCTTGTTTGAATTTCGTCTCTCTGGTATATGATGATGTCTATGTAATCTGTTTCTAGCATTTGCTGTAAATGAGATACTAAATAACATAAGTCCTAATAATGTAATATTTAAAATTTTCTTTTTCATAATTTTTCTCCTTCTGTTTTTAAATTTATTTTTTTATTTTATCTCCTTTTCTCCTATCTTGAATACATTATAGAATACTTTTATGAATTTAAAATGAATACGAGAAATTTTTTTAGAAAAATTTTAAACTTCCAAGTATCGTAGAAACTGTATCTGTTAATTTGTCATAGCCGCTGTTTAAGTTCATAATTTTGTTTTGAAAATAATTATTATTTTTTGCTATGGCTTCCTATTGCAGGAAATTGGCTTGTGTCGTATATATGCGGATGAACTTCTGCATGATAAACTAAATCATCTCCATCTGGTATATCTATGAGATTTCCTGCGCTATCAACAGTATGATAGTCATTATAAGTAACATCAATTAAATAATATCCATCATTGTATTCAACCATATTCCATTGATGATTTGGAGCAAATTTTTCTCTTTTTGTATCTGCATGAATATAGTATGCGCTTACTCCTATTCCATCCATAAGTGCTTTAAATGCTCTTGCATATCCTGAACAAGCTGCTCTATTTTCTACTAGTGCTCCATATGCAGTATTTGCTCTTGGTCTTTCTCGCCAGTCTATATAGCTTACTTTTTCCTTTATATAGTCATTGGCTATTTTTATTTTTGTATCATTGTCCATATCGTCAGTAATATAATTATTTTTAAAATCTGCGACTGCTTTAGCAACTTCATTTAATTCACTTTGATTTAATTTTGGTCCGTATACGGAACGGGTTCCTGCTTTATAGCTATTTTTGTTTTTTGCTATTATTTCCGCCGCTGTTGTTTTACCAGAACTTGCCGATTTTACTGAATTTCCGCCAGCATTGTTCCGAGCCTGCAAAGTGAATCGAGGTACTGAAAATGCATTAATTCCTATAATTGCCATCACTAATAGTTTTAAAACTACCTTTCTTGATTTTTTTTCTTTAGTTAACATAAAAATCAGCTCCTTTATTTATATTTTATTTTTTTTAATAAATATTCCAGAAATTATTAATATCCTAATTGGATCATTTGCTTGTAAATTTTTTCAGCTTCTTTATTTACTCCTGTATCTGCCGCTTTTTTTATAAATTTTTTGGCATTATCATAATCCTGCTTAAAATAGTATAAAACTCCTAAGTTATAATAGATAGGTGAAGGGTTAGTAGAGTAATAAAGTGCTGTATTAAGTGCCTTATAATACATTTCTTGTGCTTTATCGTATTCTTTTCGAATCATGTACACACCTCCTAGACCATTATAACCATATTCACCAGCTTTTAAAAACATTTGTTCCGCTTCGTCAAAATTGTCTTCTTCCATATATATTGCCCCTAATCCGTTATAACCACGTTCATCGCCATTTTGCGCAGCTTTAAGGTAGTATTTTTTGGCCTGTTCAAAGTCTTTGTTTTTGTAATATTTTCGAGCATTCTCGATGTCTCCTGCACGCACCGCAAATGATAAAATAATAATTGCCAATAAGATTAATTTTTTCATTTTTTTAGTCTCCTTTATTTTTTATCAAAATCCTGCTTTTAGAAGTTCATTATAATATGCTGCGGCTTCCTGGTCTCCTTTTTCAGCTCCTATTTTAAAATATTTTTTTGCATCTGGATATCTGTTTTGGATATAATATACCAATCCTAAATTTTTATAGCTCACGTCATTGCCGCGTTCAATAGCTTGAAGGTACATTTGCTCAGCCTTGTCGTATTTTTTTTGTTGATAATATAAAGTTCCTAAATTATTATAGGCATCTAGATTACCAGTTTCTTTAATTGATTTTAAGTACATCTCTTCAGCCTTATCATACTTTTTTTGTTCGGTGTATAAAAGGCCTAAGTTATAATAAGCGTATTCATTACCTGTTTTCACTGATTTTAAAAACATTTGTTCTGCTTTGTCATATTTTTTTGTTCAATGTATAACAGTCCTAAATGATTTAAAGTCTGTTTACGTACATGTTCACTTTGAGAATGGTTATACAGATCTAAAAATATTTTTTCGGCTTCCTGATATTTTTTTGTTCCTGATACATAATTCCTAAATTAGATATAGCTTTTGGATTTTGTTCTCTAATAGCTCTTACATACATTTCTTGTGCTTTAGCATATTTTTTTGTTTTTATATAAAATTCCTAGATCATTATATGCGGCAGCCCTATCTTCGTTTTCAAGTGCTTTGAGCAAATATTTTTCAGCTTGCTCGTAATTCCCGTTCATAAAGTATTCTCACCAATTTCTAAATTTCCGGCCTGCACTGCAAATGACAAAGCAATAATTCCCAATAAGGTCAATTTTTTCATTTTTTAGTCTCCTCTTATTTTTTATCAATATCCTGCTTTTAGAAGTTCATTATAATATCCTGCAGCTTCCTGATCTCCTTTATCAGCTGCTATTTTAAGGTATTTTTTTGCATCTGAATGTCTGTTTTGGACATAATATACAAATCCTAAACCTTTATAGCTCATGTCATTGCCGCGTTTAATAGATTGAAGGTACATTTGCTCAGCCTTGTCGTATTTTTTTTGTTCATAATACAAAGTTCCTAAATTATTGTAAGCGTTTATGTCGTCAGTTTCTTTAATTGCCTTTAAATACATCTCTTCGGCCTTGTTATAATTTTTTTGCTGAAAGTATAAAACTCCTAAATTATAATAAGCTTTTACATCACCATATTGAGCAGCTTTTAAAAACATCTGTTCTGTCTTATCATATTTTTTGCTGAAAGTATAAAATTCCTAAATCATAATAAGCCTTTTTCTCTCCATATTGAGCAGCTTTTAAAAACATTTCTTCCGCTTTGTCATATTTTTTTTCCTGAGAGTACAGAAGTCCTAAATTAAAATAAGCGTTTACGTCATCAGTTTCTTCAATTGATTTTAAAAACATTTCTTCGGCCTTGTCATAGTTTTTTTGCTGAAAGTATAAAACTCCTAGATTATAATAAGCTTCTTTATCACCTTTTTGAACTCCTCTTAAAAACATTTGTTTGGCTTCGTCATATTTTTTTGATCAAGATACATTATTCCTAAATTATTTAAAGCATTTTCATTTCCATATTGATCTGCTTTTAAGTACATCTCTTCCGCTTTGTCATATTTTTTTTGCATATGATATAAAATTCCTAAATTAAATATAGCACTTAAACTTTTGTTCTCAATTGCTTTTTTATACATTTGTTCTGCTTTGTCATATTTTTTTTGTTCTTTATACAAAATTCCTAAATTATTATAGGCGGCTTTGTTTCCTTCTTCAAGTGCCTTAAGAAAATACTTTTCAGCTTGCTCATAGTCTTTATTTTGACGATATTCCTCGCCAATTTCTAAATTTCCAGCCTGCACCGCAAATGACAAAGCAATAATTGCCAATAAGATTAATTTTTTCATTTTTTTGTCTCCTTTATTTTTTATTAATATCCTTCTTTTATAAGTTTATTATAATATTCTGCAGCTGTTTGATTTCCTTTTTCAGCTCCTATTTTAAGATATTTTTTTGCATTGGGGTATTTATTTTGAGCATAATATACCAATCCTAAATTAGTATAGACATGTGCATCTGTATGACCGTTTTGAATAACTTTTAAAAGCATTTGTTCCGCCTTGTCATATTTATTTTGATCAATATATATAGATCCTAATTTATAATAAGCATTTGTATTTGTATCATCGTTTTGAATAGCTTTTAAATACATCTGTTCCGCCTTGTCATATTTATTTTGAATGTAATATATCTCTCCTAAATTATTATAAGCATCTTTATCACCATTTTGAATAGCTTTTAAATATATTTGTTCAGCCTTATCATATTTCCCTTGAAACAGATATATAATTCCTAAAGCAACTAAAGCATCTTTATCACCATTTTGAATAGCTTTTAAGTACATCTGTTCCGCCTTGTCGTATTTCTTTTGAGCATCATAGATAGCTCCTAAAAAATAATAAGCCTCTTTATTACCATATTCAATTGCTTTTAAAAATATTTGTTCCGCTTTGTCGTATTTTTTTTGTTCTTCATACAAAGCTCCTAAATACTTATAAGCCTCTTTATCACCATTTTGAATCAATTTTAAAAATATTTGTTCCGCCTTGTCGTATTTCTTTTGATTATAATATATACTTCCTAAATTATAATAAGCCTTTTTATCACCATTTTGAATAGCTTTTAAAAATATTTGTTCCGCTTTGTCATATTTCTTTTGAGCATCATAGATAGCTCCTAAAAAATAATAAGCCTCTTTATTACCATATTCAATTGCTTTTAAAAACATCTGTTCCGACTTGTCATATTTCTTTTGACTAAGATATGTAACTCCTAAATACTTATAAGCGTTAGCTTTCCGTTCTTTTTCATTTTCTTCTTGAAGCGCCTTTAGCAAATATTGTTCAGCTTGCTCGTAATTATTATTCCTGATATATTCCAAGCCAGTCTCTAAATTTCCAGCCTGCATCATAAATGACAAAGCAATAATTGCCAATAAGATTAATTTTTTCATTTTTTGGTCTCCTTTATTTTTTATTAATATCCTTCTTTTATAAGTTTATTATAATATGCTGCGGCTTCCTGATGTCCTTTTTCAGCTGCTATTTTAAAATATTTTTTTGCATCTGAGTATCTATTTTGATTGTAATATATAGCTCCTAAATTATAATAAGCTTTTACATCACCATTTTGAGCAGCTTTTAAAAACATTTGTTCCGCCTTGTCATATTTATTTTGATGAAAATATAAAATTCCTAAATTATAATAAGCCTCTGTATCACCATTTTGAATAGCTTTTAAAAACATCTGTTCCGCTTTGTCATATTTTTTTTGTGTATAATATATAAGTCCCAAATAAGGATAACCTTTTACATCACCATTTTGGATAATTTTCAAAAATGTTTGTTCCGCCTTGTCATATTTTTCCTGAAGAAGATATATAGCTCCTAAATTATAATAAGCTTTTACATCACCATTTTGAATAACTTTTAAAAACATTTGTTCCGCTTTGTCATATTTCTTTTGAGCATCGTACATAACTCCTAAATACTTATAAGACTCTTTATCACCATTTTGAATAGCTTTTAAAAACATTTGTTCCGCTTTGTCATATTTGCTTTGAATAAGATATACAATTCCTAAATGGTTATATGCATCGCCTTTCTTTTCTTTTTTATTTTCTTCTTGAATTGCCTTGAGTAAATATTTTTCGGCTTGCTCATAATTTTTGTTTTTAATATATTCCTTACCAATCTCTAAACTTCCTGCCTGCACCGCAAATGACAAAGCAATAGTTGCCAATAAGATTAATTTTTTCATTTTTTGGTCTCCTTTATTTTTTATTAATATCCTTCGCTTATCAATTTATAATAATATTCTTTTGCTTCTTCAATTCCCTTTTCTACAGCTGTTTTAAAATATCTTTTTGCGTTTACATATCTTTTTTGATTATAGTATAAAAATCCTAAATTATAATAAGCCTCTGTATCACCATTTTGAAGTGCTTTTAAAAACATTGACTCAGCTTTATCAAATTTTCCTTGATTAAGATATATAGCTCCTAAATTATTATAAGCATCTTTATCACCATTTTGAAGTGCTTTTAAAAACATTGGCTCGGCTTTATCAAATTTTCCTTGATTAAAATATATAGCTCCTAAATTATTATAGGCAGATGTATCACCATTTTCAATTGCTTTTAAAAACATTTGTTCAGCTTTGTCATATTTCTCTTGATCATCATATACAAGTCCTAAATTATAATAAGCTTTTACATCACCATTTTGAATAGCTTTTAAGTATATCTGTTCAGCTTTAGCATATTTCTTTTGATTTCTATATACAAGTCCTAAATTATTATAAGCACCTTTATGCCCATTTTGAATAGCTTTTAAGTATATCTGTTCGGCCTTGTCATATTTTCCTTGTCGATCATATAAAGCTCCTAAATTATTATAAGCAATTGTATCACCATTTTCAATTGCATTTAAAAGCATTTGCTCAGCTTTGTCATATTTATTTTGAAGAAGATATATAACTCCTAAATGATTATAAGCATTAGCTTTCCGTTCTTTTTTATTTTCTTCTTGAATCGCTTTGAGTAAATATTGTTCAGCTTGCTCATAGTTTCTATTCTCAATATATTCCAAGCCAGTTTCTAAATTTCCAGCCTGTACTGTAAATGACAAAGCAATAATTGCCAATAAGATTAATTTTTTCATTTTTCTACTCTCCTTTATTTTTTATTAATATCCTTCTTTTATAATTTTATTATAATATTCTGCAGCTCTTTGATCTCCTTTTTCAGCTCCTATTTTAAGATATTTTTTTGCATTGGGGTATTTATTTTGAGCATAATATACCAATCCTAAATTAGTATAGACATGTGCATCTGCATGACCGTTTTGAATAGCTTTTAAGTATATCTGTTCAGCCTTGCCATAATCGCGATATTCATTAAGATATATAGTTCCTAAATTATTATAGGCATTTATATCACCATTTTGAATAGCTTTTAAAAGCATTTGTTCTGCCTTATTAAATTTTTTTTGATCAATATATATAGATCCTAATTTATAATAAGCATTTCCATTTGTATCATTGTTTTGAATAGCTTTTAAAAACATTTGTTCCGCTTTGTCGTATTTGTTTTGATTGTAATATATCTCTCCTAAATTATTATAAGCACCTTTATGCCCATTTTGAATAGCTTTTAAATATATTTGTTCAGCCTTATCATATTTCCCTTGAAACAGATATATAATTCCTAAAGCATCTAAAGCATCTTTATCACCATTTTGAATAGCTTTTAAGTACATCTGTTCCGCTTTGTCATATTTCACCTGAAGAAGATAGATATATCCTAAATTATAATAAATCTCTGTATTACCATTTTCAATTGCTTTTTTATACATTTGTTCCGCTTTGTCATATTTCTTTTGAGCATCGTACATAACTCCTAAATACTTATAAGCAATAGCTTTCCGTTCTTTTTTATTTTCTTCTTGAAGCGCTTTGAGTAAATATTGTTCCGCTTGCTCATAGTTTTTATTCTGAATATATTCCAAGCCAGTCTCTAAATTTCCAGCCTGCGCTGCAAATGACAAAATGATGATTCCAAATAAAATTAGTTTTTTCATTTTTCTACATCTCCTTTATTAAAAAAATTATAATTCAATAATAGTATACTTCTAAATTTATCTAAAATCAAGAAAAATATTAAATTAATTTAAAATTTTCATACATATTAAAAAATAGAATTTATTCTTTGATTTAAATAAAAAATATGTTCTATTTTGTTAATTTGTTTTTTATTATACTATTGACTTCTTAAAAAATTAGTATATAATTAGGGCGTGTCTGAAAACTATCAAATTGATGAATTTTTAATAAATTTTTCCAAGATCAAATATAATAAATACTGATTTTATCGTGATTTGTATAATTTATAAAATTAAAAAAACATTAAAAATAACATAGATTTTGAGTTTTCAGACACAGCCTAATAGCGAAAAGATAATTGTCAATTAAAATATTTCTATGGTCATATGTCTTTAAAATTAAAATAAAATAAAAAAATATCTAAAAATAAAGGAGGAAGTCTTTATGAAAAGAATAAGAAATGTCAAAAGGCTAGTTCTGCTAACTGCATTATGTGCAATAATAAGCTGCGGAGGCGGAGGTGGTGGCGGAAAAGGAAGTAATAATCCAAGGCCGACAAATCCCCCGAGTAATCCATCAAATCCTGGAGATCCAGGCAAAACCATAGGTATGAGACAGGCAGAATCAAGATACACTAGAACAAAACTTGAAGATATGACAGATAAGGATTATTTAAAGGATTTTAGATTTAAAGAAGCTGTAGATAAGAATGAAATAAAATATGAAGAATATGGATATAAAGCAATTGTAGATTCTGATAACTTTTATCCTTCAAGTCTAACTACAATGAATACAAATGGTATTACATATTCTCCTAATACAACCCCAAGTGTACAAAAAATAGTAATAAAAGATGGGGGTATAGGACTAAATGTTGAAAGTGATATATACTTTAATCCTTCAGCTCGAGATCAGGAGGATAAAGATAAATTAGATTATGCAATTAATAAGATAATCACTCAATTTGCAAATAAATTTTCTAACTTAAGGGAAGTAGAAATAAATGAAGGTGGAACATTTATTGCATTTGATGGCGTGTGGAATGAAGAAACAGAGAATAACGACCGACATATAAAGCATGTTTCCTTACGTAATGATTCAGAATATGAATTTGGACGATATGATGGGACTCCTTATGGAGTTAATCTCAAAATAACAGGAAGCGGAAGTTTATTTAAATACAAAGATTTTGTACTTAAGATTGATGAGGATGTAGATTTAGATGTTTCATCAAATAAATATTATAAAATGTTAAAAAGAATGATAAATCCGAAAGTCCACGTTGAAGAAAATATAAAAATTTCAGGAAATAAAGATAACCAGATTGGAGTAAGATCAATCGGACCAGTTGATGATTTTGCTAACAGTAGAAATAAGGGAAATATTGAATTAAAAGGAAATAATACAATAGGTGCTTTTGTAAAAAATTCTTTATTTATAAATGAGGGAATAATAAGTATAAATAAGAATTCTACAGGGATATATGCAATTTACGATAGAGAAAATATTAATAATCATACGCTTGATGGTACTATTTTTAATACTAAAAATATTATGGTTGGGGAAAATTCTACAGGGATGCATATATATTCAAAATATGATAATATTAATATGAGAGTATATAATGATTCTCCTGGTGGTAATTTCGCATCTAAATCTAGTATTATGGCTAATAAAAATGCAGATAATGCTGTAGGAATGTTATTAGATTTTGGAGAAGAAAAATCAGAAATTATTAATAATAATGCTCCCTTCATAATAAATTCGGGTATTATTGACTTAAAAGGAAATAGATCAACAGGAATGTATCTTACAGGAAAAGGTGAAGTAACCGTATTTAATTATATTGATGGACGTATAATAATTGGAGATTCAAAAAATGTAGACAATCCAGGTATAGGAATGTATTCAGATAATC includes:
- a CDS encoding response regulator transcription factor → MKILLAEDETDLNNVVTRYLKKNGYSVDSVLDGEEALDYLEYGEYDLVILDIMMPKVNGFEVIKKLRDKGNHTPILMLTARDNADDKVKGLDLGADDYIVKPFDFNELMARIRAAVRRKYGNSSNKLVIGNLILNTSEKSVTRDGKRIKLTGKEYEVLEYLMQSKNRILSREQIKEHVWDFDYEGDSNIIDVLIKNIRKKIDVEDGKQIIYTKRGLGYVIKEEN
- a CDS encoding PepSY domain-containing protein, whose protein sequence is MKKKILNITLLGLMLFSISFTANARNRLHRHHHIPERRNSNKQFIASTASTKKNGYIGVNKAISIALKKVKGAKNSNVTDVHLDRENGRMVYEGEIHYNGMEYEFDIDAVTGEIVKWKVDRD
- a CDS encoding transglutaminase domain-containing protein, which encodes MLTKEKKSRKVVLKLLVMAIIGINAFSVPRFTLQARNNAGGNSVKSASSGKTTAAEIIAKNKNSYKAGTRSVYGPKLNQSELNEVAKAVADFKNNYITDDMDNDTKIKIANDYIKEKVSYIDWRERPRANTAYGALVENRAACSGYARAFKALMDGIGVSAYYIHADTKREKFAPNHQWNMVEYNDGYYLIDVTYNDYHTVDSAGNLIDIPDGDDLVYHAEVHPHIYDTSQFPAIGSHSKK
- a CDS encoding tetratricopeptide repeat protein, producing MKKLILLAIIILSFAVRAGDIENARKYYKNKDFEQAKKYYLKAAQNGDERGYNGLGAIYMEEDNFDEAEQMFLKAGEYGYNGLGGVYMIRKEYDKAQEMYYKALNTALYYSTNPSPIYYNLGVLYYFKQDYDNAKKFIKKAADTGVNKEAEKIYKQMIQLGY
- a CDS encoding tetratricopeptide repeat protein, producing MFLKAAQYGDVKAYYNLGVLYFQQKNYNKAEEMYLKAIKETDDINAYNNLGTLYYEQKKYDKAEQMYLQSIKRGNDMSYKGLGFVYYVQNRHSDAKKYLKIAADKGDQEAAGYYNELLKAGY
- a CDS encoding tetratricopeptide repeat protein, with translation MFLRGVQKGDKEAYYNLGVLYFQQKNYDKAEEMFLKSIEETDDVNAYFNLGLLYSQEKKYDKAEEMFLKAAQYGEKKAYYDLGILYFQQKI
- a CDS encoding tetratricopeptide repeat protein, encoding MKKLILLAIIALSFAVQAGNLEIGEEYRQNKDYEQAEKYFLKALEEGNKAAYNNLGILYKEQKKYDKAEQMYKKAIENKSLSAIFNLGILYHMQKKYDKAEEMYLKADQYGNENALNNLGIMYLDQKNMTKPNKCF
- a CDS encoding tetratricopeptide repeat protein; amino-acid sequence: MKKLILLAIIALSFMMQAGNLETGLEYIRNNNYEQAEQYLLKALQEENEKERKANAYKYLGVTYLSQKKYDKSEQMFLKAIEYGNKEAYYFLGAIYDAQKKYDKAEQIFLKAIQNGDKKAYYNLGSIYYNQKKYDKAEQIFLKLIQNGDKEAYKYLGALYEEQKKYDKAEQIFLKAIEYGNKEAYYFLGAIYDAQKKYDKAEQMYLKAIQNGDKDALVALGIIYLFQGKYDKAEQIYLKAIQNGDKDAYNNLGEIYYIQNKYDKAEQMYLKAIQNDDTNTNAYYKLGSIYIDQNKYDKAEQMLLKVIQNGHTDAHVYTNLGLVYYAQNKYPNAKKYLKIGAEKGNQTAAEYYNKLIKEGY
- a CDS encoding tetratricopeptide repeat protein, coding for MKKLILLATIALSFAVQAGSLEIGKEYIKNKNYEQAEKYLLKAIQEENKKEKKGDAYNHLGIVYLIQSKYDKAEQMFLKAIQNGDKESYKYLGVMYDAQKKYDKAEQMFLKVIQNGDVKAYYNLGAIYLLQEKYDKAEQTFLKIIQNGDVKGYPYLGLIYYTQKKYDKAEQMFLKAIQNGDTEAYYNLGILYFHQNKYDKAEQMFLKAAQNGDVKAYYNLGAIYYNQNRYSDAKKYFKIAAEKGHQEAAAYYNKLIKEGY
- a CDS encoding tetratricopeptide repeat protein, translating into MKKLILLAIIALSFTVQAGNLETGLEYIENRNYEQAEQYLLKAIQEENKKERKANAYNHLGVIYLLQNKYDKAEQMLLNAIENGDTIAYNNLGALYDRQGKYDKAEQIYLKAIQNGHKGAYNNLGLVYRNQKKYAKAEQIYLKAIQNGDVKAYYNLGLVYDDQEKYDKAEQMFLKAIENGDTSAYNNLGAIYFNQGKFDKAEPMFLKALQNGDKDAYNNLGAIYLNQGKFDKAESMFLKALQNGDTEAYYNLGFLYYNQKRYVNAKRYFKTAVEKGIEEAKEYYYKLISEGY
- a CDS encoding tetratricopeptide repeat protein; its protein translation is MKKLILFGIIILSFAAQAGNLETGLEYIQNKNYEQAEQYLLKALQEENKKERKAIAYKYLGVMYDAQKKYDKAEQMYKKAIENGNTEIYYNLGYIYLLQVKYDKAEQMYLKAIQNGDKDALDALGIIYLFQGKYDKAEQIYLKAIQNGHKGAYNNLGEIYYNQNKYDKAEQMFLKAIQNNDTNGNAYYKLGSIYIDQKKFNKAEQMLLKAIQNGDINAYNNLGTIYLNEYRDYGKAEQIYLKAIQNGHADAHVYTNLGLVYYAQNKYPNAKKYLKIGAEKGDQRAAEYYNKIIKEGY